The sequence TTAGCGATTGCTCGAACCTTAAAATATAATTGTTTACTAGCAACTAGCAATCTAGAGCCGACTTTTCAAATGTTAGCGAGCGCACGTCTTAGTAATCAAAATTTTTTGAGTGAATAAACTCTACTGGCTGAACGAAATCAAACCATCGCACCGCGCTCAAGTTGGTGAGAAAGCTTTTAATTTGAGCACAACAATGGAACATGGGTATCCGGTAATCTCTGGATTTGTTGTTTCAGCAGAAACTTTGCATGAGTATATAGAGAATAAAAGCGCTTCTCAAGCTTTAGTCGCAGAATTATCTGATTCTTCCCTACATTTTGATGTTGATGATTGGCGGCAACTGCAGCAAATGGCTATGCGTTTGCGCCAAGAAATTATGGTTTCGAGCTTACCTCCGGGGTTGCTCGATCAAATTTACGCAGCAGTTAAAACATGGAATAGTCCATATTTGGTTTTTCGTCCCAGCGTCGCACTGCCCAATGGAAGAAATAATGCAGAAAATATTTCTGGGCTATATGAATCTGTATTTTGTTTTTCTCAAAAGAAAGAAATAGAATATGGTTTGAAACTGGTGTGGAGCCAATTATTTAGTGCTAGAAGTCTGCTTTATTGGCAAAAAACGGGAATAGATTTGCGCTCCATTAATTTAGCAGTTTTAGTACAACCAGTTAAGAACGTAATTTCTAGTGGTTCCTTACAGGCTAATTCTTCTAGATGGGAAATTCAGGCAACTTGGGGATTGGGAGTAGCAATCAATTGGGGTGAAGTCCAACCCGATATTTATTACGTAGAACCAAAAACTAGCAGATTATCCGAACAGCATTTAGGACATAAAATTCTGGCTTATCGCTGTGACAATACAACAGCTGATGAATCTTCCGAGCAAGGTAAAACATCAGTACTTACCTTAGAAAAAACTTGCCTGCAAATATGTCTTGTTGAAGAAGAATTACAGCAACAGCACGCTTTATCTAGGGATAATTTAGCCCAGATCACAGAATTAGCACATCAACTTATTTTTCAACTCGGGCAAGACTATTTAGTTAATTGGACTTTTATCCAAGAAGCGGATTCGCAAAAGCTGTATCTGACAAAAGTTAGCAAACCAAATAACACCTTCTCACCTTGTTCTTTAGTTAAAGGAATAGGAGTCGCAACGGGAAGAGTGTCGGCAAGCGCTCTTGTGATAAATAAAGATAATCGCATCACAGAACAACTACCCGAAAACATAATTTTAGTAGCATCCGAGATTACCCCCGATTGGTTGCCAGTGCTGCATCAAGTAAAAGGTATTGTTGCAGAACAAGGGGGCTTAACCAGCCATGCTGCAATTATCGCCAGAGAATTAAATATTCCAGCAGTCGTTGGGATTAATAACGTTACAAAAATCATCAAAAATGGCGATCGCCTAATAATCGACGGTGACAGTGGCGAAGTACATTGTCTTGAGGGGAATACCATTGAAGCGGATACTAAAGAGCATATTGATAATGCAACATTAGAAGGCAAGGAAGAAAAACATTTATTCTCCGAATCCTTAGTTTTAGATGTTGCAGATCAACCCGCAGCAGCAAATCATCTTGCGACATGGGTGTCTTCCTCTACCCCCTCAATTTCCCAACCATCTAAAAACTTACCCATGACTTCCACCCAACTGATGGTTAACTTAAGCCAGCCCACTATGATAGACAAAGCGCTTTGTTTTCCGGTGGATGGTGTGGGATTATTACGCTCAGAACTGATGGTATTGAGCATACTTGATAGAGATAATCCTTATACATGGATTAGAAATGGAAGGCAGGGTAAACTACTAGACTTATGGACAAAAAGGATACTTGAATTTGTACGAAATTTTTCTCCTAGACCAGTTTATTATCGTTCCTTAGATTGGCGAACCCACGAATTACCAAAGCTTCACCATCATGGAGTGAAAGCCGCCGAACCAGAAACAGCATTAGGTCAACGCGGTACTTTCAGCTACATGCAGAATTCTGAAGTTTTTGATATGGAACTTACAGCACTCAAAAGCGTGCAGCAGTCGGGTTATCACAATATTCGTTTAATGTTGCCTTTCGTTCGCACTGTAGAGGAATTTTCTTTTTGTCGGCGAAAAATCGAAGCAGCAGGGTTAGCCGACATCAAAGAATTTGAACTATGGATTATGGCAGAAGTGCCGAGCGTATTATTTTTGCTGCCAGAATATGTAAAAGCAGGAGTGCAAGGAATTTCTATTGGTACAAATGACCTAACTCAACTATTGTTAGGGGTAGATAGGGATCAAGCTTTATTAGCAAGAAGTTTTGACGAACGCAATCCGGCAGTAATGGCTGCTATATCTCGATTGATTGGCATGGCGAAAGAAGCGGGTATTCCCTGTTCTATCTGCGGACAAGCTCCAGCATTATATCCGGAAATCATCGATAAATTGGTGGAATGGGGAATTACTTCTATATCAGTCGAACCCGAAGCGCTACAAAGGACATATCAAGCAATTTACCGAGCAGAGCAGAGTTTACTTTTAGAAGCAGCGCGTCGTCAGTTGCAGTGAACAGTTAATTTTCACTTTTCCTTGAGGGAGGTAGTCTTTCTACCGGAGGTGTGAAAAAAGTTTACTCATCGGAAGTTTGGGGCTTTAAAGAAGCTTTTGATGAATTGTTTGCTATATTTGTGCATCCTTGCCTAATAAAACCTAGAGTTACTCGTTTCATCAACCAGTGCAGCACAGTAAGTATGACAAAGCTAATAGCTAAAATCACTAATGGCTGCTTGCCGAGAATTTCTTCTATACCTTGAGTAATTACTGCATCCGGTTGAGTCACAAAATCCCAACTGTTGAAGCGTAAGAATCTTCCCCAGTAAATACCAATTGCTGATAAAGCATGAGTAATTAACTCCATTCCTAAAATCCACTGGGTTTTACCAATTCGGTGCAGGTAATAACCCATGTTGATTAACGAAATAACATAAGCTTCAAATCCGGCTAAAATCACTATTAGATAAACGGGAATTAATACTAAGGTAATCATCCACACAGATTGAATTGTACGGATATCGTCTATCAAATGGATTACATCAGTAAGCAGATAAGGTGCATTTGGTAGAAAAGCAAAGAAAACTGCGAACCCAAACCACCAAACCGAAGAACGGCTGCGTTTGATACGACGGAACAGCCATACACTTAAAACTAAAGGTATAAAAGCTAGAAATAAGTTCCAAGTCATCCAACGTATATTTATTTGCAAGACTTGGATGACTCTGGCTATTAACTCAATTAATTCTGCTTTCATTACTGTTTCCTTACGATAAACGAAAATATTTATGGGTGTATATAGGATTCCTATTTGAATTTTGAAAATACTCAGTACATTTTCTATTCCCTGTTCCCTATCCCTTAAGAGTTACTCAGAAATAAAAACGGATTCCTATATATAAGTAATTGGTAGTCAGTGGTGATAAATTACCGACTACCGTTCCAATTATTGATGACAATTCTAGCTAGTTATTTTTTACTTAGCTGTATTATTAAATTCATCTTGTTTGAGCTTTATTCCAGAAAATCTTCAACC comes from Rivularia sp. PCC 7116 and encodes:
- a CDS encoding putative PEP-binding protein, with product MNKLYWLNEIKPSHRAQVGEKAFNLSTTMEHGYPVISGFVVSAETLHEYIENKSASQALVAELSDSSLHFDVDDWRQLQQMAMRLRQEIMVSSLPPGLLDQIYAAVKTWNSPYLVFRPSVALPNGRNNAENISGLYESVFCFSQKKEIEYGLKLVWSQLFSARSLLYWQKTGIDLRSINLAVLVQPVKNVISSGSLQANSSRWEIQATWGLGVAINWGEVQPDIYYVEPKTSRLSEQHLGHKILAYRCDNTTADESSEQGKTSVLTLEKTCLQICLVEEELQQQHALSRDNLAQITELAHQLIFQLGQDYLVNWTFIQEADSQKLYLTKVSKPNNTFSPCSLVKGIGVATGRVSASALVINKDNRITEQLPENIILVASEITPDWLPVLHQVKGIVAEQGGLTSHAAIIARELNIPAVVGINNVTKIIKNGDRLIIDGDSGEVHCLEGNTIEADTKEHIDNATLEGKEEKHLFSESLVLDVADQPAAANHLATWVSSSTPSISQPSKNLPMTSTQLMVNLSQPTMIDKALCFPVDGVGLLRSELMVLSILDRDNPYTWIRNGRQGKLLDLWTKRILEFVRNFSPRPVYYRSLDWRTHELPKLHHHGVKAAEPETALGQRGTFSYMQNSEVFDMELTALKSVQQSGYHNIRLMLPFVRTVEEFSFCRRKIEAAGLADIKEFELWIMAEVPSVLFLLPEYVKAGVQGISIGTNDLTQLLLGVDRDQALLARSFDERNPAVMAAISRLIGMAKEAGIPCSICGQAPALYPEIIDKLVEWGITSISVEPEALQRTYQAIYRAEQSLLLEAARRQLQ
- a CDS encoding DUF1361 domain-containing protein, with amino-acid sequence MKAELIELIARVIQVLQINIRWMTWNLFLAFIPLVLSVWLFRRIKRSRSSVWWFGFAVFFAFLPNAPYLLTDVIHLIDDIRTIQSVWMITLVLIPVYLIVILAGFEAYVISLINMGYYLHRIGKTQWILGMELITHALSAIGIYWGRFLRFNSWDFVTQPDAVITQGIEEILGKQPLVILAISFVILTVLHWLMKRVTLGFIRQGCTNIANNSSKASLKPQTSDE